The Styela clava chromosome 10, kaStyClav1.hap1.2, whole genome shotgun sequence genome window below encodes:
- the LOC120337414 gene encoding RAB11-binding protein RELCH homolog: MMSDYTNPFTEEFIEDASHIEQEDINLEESSNHFESPERSSKVNVDSIAEYLLRKQYVLTALELHMELMESGKELSRLRNYFSNPGNFEQHVNNSRDYSSNSLYRTGSISTFDSLDLTHYSDDGAQQDDRVAVLEFELRKAKETINSLRMSLTGALDEESFLNSDGKHQNGIDSDSKHPDCKQEDESVDCNPLFKRALNYLVNEYLLQNDYKLTSITLADENEDQDFEDWDDVGLNMAKPPNLSKLFQEYSSHRMPRNNHRDMAVGTEGDIFSNENCLKSLQSKCEQLEKENFELTAIITQLRKDASVYQDSVDSSTPKKVCDVSGYIEENMKASSPPLSRKPSKDTSLSIISKTESTNTLNMQLDEEFDNEQIGIFKNQNSENRIDHIPPPERMPVQLWEKLFCFWKDDIANDYWLFNEVSQIAASTDELVSTLSSCLPKIVPTVLLQKRDQLIPLLLSTASMHPNANERNSLLHHLFNLIKKPEKSQRQMILCGCVAYAELVGPMRTEEDLLPQFWEQIGHKYTERRHLVAEACGTISPYLTKEMRSSLLLSILLQMEQEESEVEIRQAIVHSLSVLTALLNDEDKYNQVFKLLCSLLKDSNTSVQLTTRTYFLPSFACWARQNKKLCTHLIDHMLSNVESTVSGHQDDKRVDFDSSAFTFHMENLYTLLPHLFADILLSMPEQYRNQTKTTIENGIAENGEKELKVLLSHSDENKSLVNDFSTCVSSADLNNWDSLSWCLYQFLPRLVEIVRRVGPESQDSVSTLSTFVLGIVNLFGTEFTNSKLKDKFSDLFIVKADDISREILSGNTALTSAAVPVYASSILLPCDESSKFEKLSTFLNDTLTTLATCHAPLTSIEIAFVEIRKKDTKFHDVLLDVLWNGITHPSNYIRAASGGLLATMATENVSTKLLMTRVLPALLTLSKDNSENVRIATVPAFGALLECSHIENEIIDRVISQFTSFIAPSHQEGSESPTSNHAMNVQMVKTMAAVTPKADPRFRDEFVLPHLAAMAAKNNQESNATKRSDISLALMEAFTNISCCFISDGLLQSAFLPGLRCLSHDIDKLHPEHSSHVNKLIINMEVKLEHRTPITPSPSSDSLTSHTSVTSNSDTNNKSKFKLFYSLSSNK, from the coding sequence ATGATGTCGGATTATACAAACCCATTTACAGAGGAGTTTATCGAGGATGCCTCACATATTGAACAGGAGGATATCAATCTCGAAGAATCGAGTAATCACTTTGAGTCTCCTGAGAGATCATCAAAAGTCAATGTGGACTCTATTGCAGAATATTTGCTTCGTAAACAATATGTACTTACGGCTTTGGAGCTTCACATGGAACTAATGGAGTCTGGAAAAGAGCTTTCAAGGCTGAGAAACTATTTCTCTAATCCGGGTAATTTCGAACAGCACGTAAACAATAGTCGAGACTATTCGAGTAATTCTCTTTATCGTACTGGAAGTATCAGCACTTTCGATTCTCTCGATCTAACTCATTATTCTGATGATGGGGCTCAACAGGATGATCGTGTAGCTGTACTTGAATTTGAGTTGCGTAAAGCCAAAGAAACCATTAACAGTTTGAGAATGAGTCTTACTGGGGCCTTGGATGAAGAGTCTTTTTTGAATTCAGATGGGAAACATCAAAATGGTATTGATTCAGATTCAAAGCATCCCGATTGTAAGCAAGAAGATGAATCTGTCGACTGTAACCCTCTTTTTAAACGTGCTCTTAACTATTTAGTGAATGAATATCTTTTACAGAATGATTATAAATTGACGTCAATAACACTTGCAGATGAAAATGAAGATCAGGATTTTGAAGATTGGGATGATGTTGGTTTAAACATGGCAAAACCACCAaacttatcaaaattatttcaagaaTATTCGTCACATCGTATGCCACGGAACAATCATAGAGATATGGCTGTTGGAACTGAGGGTGATATTTTTAGTAATGAAAATTGTTTGAAGTCTTTGCAATCTAAATGTGAACAattagaaaaagaaaattttgaattaactGCTATTATAACACAACTGAGAAAGGATGCGTCTGTTTATCAAGACAGTGTCGATAGTTCGACACCGAAAAAAGTCTGTGATGTGTCAGGCTATATTGAAGAAAACATGAAAGCTTCAAGTCCACCGTTAAGTAGAAAGCCGTCGAAGGATACATCCCTCAGTATTATATCAAAAACCGAATCTACGAATACTTTGAACATGCAACTAGATGAGGAATTTGACAATGAACAGattggtatttttaaaaatcaaaattcagaAAATAGGATTGACCACATACCTCCGCCCGAACGAATGCCAGTGCAGCTTTGggaaaaacttttttgtttcTGGAAAGATGACATCGCCAATGATTATTGGCTTTTTAATGAGGTGTCACAGATTGCTGCCAGCACAGATGAATTAGTGTCCACATTATCAAGTTGTTTGCCAAAAATTGTTCCAACTGTACTTTTACAAAAGCGCGACCAACTTATCCCTCTTTTATTATCAACAGCATCTATGCACCCCAATGCAAATGAAAGAAATTCACTGTTGCATCAtctatttaatttaattaaaaaaccaGAAAAGTCTCAAAGGCAGATGATCTTGTGTGGATGTGTTGCATATGCAGAACTTGTTGGTCCGATGAGGACAGAAGAAGATCTGTTACCTCAATTTTGGGAGCAGATTGGGCACAAGTATACAGAACGTAGGCATTTAGTCGCAGAGGCTTGTGGAACAATTTCTCCTTATTTAACAAAGGAAATGCGAAGTTCACTCCTCTTGTCTATTTTGCTACAAATGGAACAAGAAGAAAGCGAAGTAGAAATACGACAAGCAATTGTTCATTCTCTGTCGGTTCTCACTGCTCTTCTCAATGATGAAGATAAATATAATCAAGTTTTCAAGTTACTCTGCTCTTTATTGAAAGATTCCAATACATCTGTGCAATTGACAACAAGAACATATTTTCTACCTTCATTTGCATGCTGGGCAAGACAAAACAAGAAATTGTGCACTCATTTGATTGATCATATGTTGTCTAATGTTGAGTCAACCGTGAGTGGTCACCAAGATGATAAGAGAGTAGATTTTGACTCATCTGCTTTTACTTTTCATATGGAGAATTTGTACACACTTTTACCACATTTATTTGCGGATATTTTACTTTCAATGCCTGAGCAATATCGgaatcaaacaaaaacaacgATTGAAAATGGTATTGCGGAGAATGGTGAAAAAGAACTGAAAGTATTGCTTAGTCATTCTGATGAAAATAAATCGCTGGTAAACGATTTTAGTACGTGTGTATCCAGTGCCGACTTAAATAATTGGGATTCTCTATCTTGGTGTCTGTACCAGTTTTTACCACGTTTAGTTGAGATAGTCCGGCGTGTTGGTCCAGAAAGCCAGGACTCTGTTTCTACATTGTCAACCTTCGTATTAGGTATTGTTAACTTGTTTGGAACTGAATTTACGAACTCAAAACTAAAAGATAAATTTTcagatttatttattgttaaagCAGACGATATAAGTCGGGAAATTTTATCTGGAAACACAGCACTCACATCAGCGGCAGTTCCCGTTTATGCAAGTAGTATTTTATTACCATGTGACGAATCATCAAAGTTTGAGAAGCTATCTACCTTTCTTAATGATACTTTAACTACCTTGGCAACCTGTCATGCACCTTTAACAAGTATTGAAATTGCTTTTGTTGAGATTAGAAAGAAAGATACAAAATTCCATGACGTTTTATTGGATGTTCTATGGAACGGTATCACTCACCCTTCAAATTATATCAGAGCAGCTTCTGGCGGTCTTCTTGCAACAATGGCTACAGAAAATGTCAGCACGAAACTTCTTATGACAAGGGTTCTACCTGCTTTATTGACACTTTCAAAAGACAATAGTGAAAATGTAAGAATTGCAACTGTTCCTGCTTTTGGAGCACTTCTCGAATGTTCTCACATTGAAAATGAGATTATTGATAGAGTTATATCACAATTTACATCATTTATTGCACCTTCTCATCAAGAGGGGAGTGAATCTCCAACATCGAATCATGCAATGAATGTACAAATGGTGAAAACAATGGCTGCAGTAACTCCGAAAGCTGATCCCAGATTTCGAGATGAATTTGTACTTCCACACTTAGCTGCTATGGCGGCTAAAAACAATCAAGAATCAAATGCGACTAAACGTTCCGATATTTCTTTAGCATTAATGGAGGCTTTTACCAATATTTCTTGCTGCTTCATATCAGATGGTTTACTACAAAGCGCGTTTCTTCCTGGCCTTCGTTGTTTATCTCACGATATAGATAAACTTCATCCAGAACATTCATCCCATGTTAATAAACTTATTATCAACATGGAGGTGAAATTAGAACATCGAACCCCAATCACCCCCTCTCCATCCTCAGATAGCCTCACATCACACACATCTGTAACTTCAAATTCCGATACCAATAATAAATCAAAGTTCaaattgttttattctttatcttctaataaataa